A stretch of Desulfotalea psychrophila LSv54 DNA encodes these proteins:
- a CDS encoding LutC/YkgG family protein, with product MSSTNSREQIMGRLYNAQKYGTDAYLPEKKEWSIENWSRDQCIAKFTEYMSAVQTEVFRVGGDAWVDELNLLFKERGISNMLYAPATDIGKTIDKQWPADSPCQPIAWDKDVEEFKEELFAYDAAITTCLGGIAESAAVILWPTPEEPRLMSIVPPLHIVVVEADKIFTSFQEAIEKLNWSEAMPTNALLISGPSKTADIELILQFGVHGPTDFIVYIID from the coding sequence ATGGCACTGACGCCTATCTCCCCGAAAAAAAAGAGTGGTCAATTGAAAACTGGTCTAGAGATCAGTGTATTGCCAAATTTACCGAATACATGAGCGCGGTGCAGACAGAGGTTTTTAGAGTGGGAGGAGATGCATGGGTAGATGAACTTAATCTGCTCTTCAAGGAGCGCGGAATTTCAAACATGCTCTACGCGCCCGCAACAGATATTGGCAAGACCATTGATAAGCAGTGGCCCGCAGACAGTCCCTGCCAGCCTATTGCCTGGGACAAAGATGTGGAAGAATTTAAAGAGGAGCTCTTTGCCTATGACGCAGCCATTACAACTTGCCTTGGCGGCATTGCCGAATCAGCAGCTGTAATCCTCTGGCCAACACCTGAGGAACCGCGTCTCATGTCAATAGTACCACCACTGCATATAGTTGTAGTGGAGGCAGATAAAATATTCACCTCATTTCAGGAGGCAATAGAAAAGCTTAACTGGAGCGAAGCAATGCCTACCAATGCCCTGCTTATTTCAGGTCCCTCGAAGACTGCTGACATTGAGCTGATTCTGCAATTTGGGGTACATGGACCAACAGATTTTATTGTATATATCATTGACTGA
- the aroA gene encoding 3-phosphoshikimate 1-carboxyvinyltransferase, translated as MIEIQTVGSVDVSVAVPGSKSLTQRALIAAALAEGESTLHGPLVSEDTEYSSAALRQVGVTIDHEESWRVQGNAGRIAPCAEPIFLGNNGTATRFLTSVLSLGNSRFVLDGDKRMAERPIEPLMTALQGWGVDVSSMHDTGCPPLVINSTGLAGGMTVLPEGKSSQYLSSLLLVAPYAREVAELRVEGEVFSKPYITMTLDVMSRFGIHVEYSSDYKYFKIPRGIYRGQDYSVEGDASSASYFWAAAAVTGGRVRVENVSVSSLQGDVKLVPLLGRMGCGLSIEGGGITLASTGMLEGISVDMADMPDVVPTLAVVAAFAEGKTHIQNIGHLRIKECDRLHAVVTELTRMGAEVEEHSDSMVIHGKGGRDLHGATIETYDDHRMAMSMAVAGLKVPGVEISGEGCVAKSFPDFWQRFALLK; from the coding sequence ATGATTGAGATACAAACGGTAGGCAGTGTTGATGTAAGTGTTGCGGTGCCCGGTTCCAAGAGCCTGACCCAGAGGGCCCTGATTGCCGCGGCCCTTGCCGAGGGAGAAAGTACCCTGCATGGACCACTGGTCAGTGAGGACACGGAGTACTCCTCTGCTGCCCTGCGTCAGGTGGGGGTTACGATCGATCATGAGGAATCCTGGCGGGTGCAGGGCAATGCCGGTCGGATTGCCCCCTGTGCAGAGCCTATTTTTTTAGGGAATAATGGCACGGCAACCCGTTTTCTTACCTCTGTTCTCTCTCTTGGTAATAGCAGATTCGTTCTCGATGGTGATAAGCGTATGGCCGAGCGTCCCATTGAGCCCCTGATGACAGCCCTTCAGGGTTGGGGGGTAGATGTCAGTTCCATGCACGATACCGGCTGTCCGCCTCTGGTTATAAACAGCACCGGGCTTGCAGGTGGTATGACGGTGCTGCCGGAGGGAAAATCAAGTCAGTATCTCTCCTCCCTCTTACTGGTTGCCCCCTATGCCCGTGAAGTGGCCGAGCTGCGGGTGGAGGGCGAGGTCTTCTCTAAACCCTATATAACCATGACCCTGGATGTGATGTCCCGCTTTGGTATTCATGTAGAGTATAGCAGTGACTATAAATACTTTAAGATTCCCCGGGGTATCTATCGGGGGCAGGATTACTCCGTTGAGGGTGATGCTTCCAGCGCCTCTTATTTCTGGGCTGCCGCCGCTGTTACCGGTGGCAGGGTGCGGGTCGAAAATGTTTCTGTCTCGTCGCTTCAGGGTGATGTTAAGCTTGTCCCTCTGCTCGGGCGGATGGGTTGTGGGCTGAGTATTGAGGGGGGCGGTATTACCCTTGCCTCAACGGGAATGCTTGAGGGTATTAGTGTCGATATGGCTGATATGCCCGATGTGGTTCCTACCCTTGCCGTGGTGGCTGCCTTTGCCGAGGGAAAAACTCATATTCAGAATATTGGCCATCTGCGTATCAAGGAGTGTGATCGTCTTCATGCCGTGGTGACCGAGCTTACCAGGATGGGTGCCGAGGTGGAAGAACATTCTGACTCCATGGTGATCCATGGCAAGGGTGGTCGGGATCTTCACGGTGCCACGATCGAAACCTATGATGATCATCGAATGGCCATGAGTATGGCTGTGGCGGGGCTGAAGGTTCCCGGAGTAGAGATAAGCGGAGAGGGCTGTGTTGCTAAGTCCTTCCCGGATTTCTGGCAGAGATTTGCCCTCTTGAAGTAA
- a CDS encoding Rne/Rng family ribonuclease — MTVKNDGSEAQSKKSEGNEAKSKLKIKASTGAWWKSKVETEAKAPVAAKKVSSQVKTPSPEAVQPTKPAKPAQAAKPVKAAKPAKAAEAAQTAKPAKPAKPAKAAETAKPAKAAKPAKVAESAKPAKPAKPAKPAKSAGATKVAEPAKPAKTTKPAKAVEVAEKVVGGAVEQKAPVAKESAPKPPARKKRATRPARPVAKASSEEAKVASEPAKKAVEAKSGEKPVQDVEKAPVSSAESPAPESEVAPKKRPARRRSRSNKKTSARPETDSVAEKAPMDPAPVSEKAVAAEASSGEEKDEKASKGPNRRRSRRPRKRRPATDEQEAVAKDAPVATAEVAAQVAPQVAPQVADDDFGSGSRKAKRDDDIVFTGLEKSKNVRLLINAEEPEECRLALLEDGRLESIHVSTVTRAQTKNNIYKAKVVAVEANLQAAFVDYGTVKNGFLPFSEIHPEYYRADLSESARKNVEERRWRRLKIEDVMARGQELLVQVVKEEVGKKGANMTTYLSLPGRCVVLMPGSDSAGISRKIVGEERRSQLRDTMRSLGIPEGTGWIVRTASVDINEEALARDVTYLLKLWEDVREKGQEIKDVGLIYEDHRSVMRFLREHYDPSIQEILVDAPLALEQVNEFVSMLPANQQNVKVRLHKGSRPIFNQFSVEDQIESIYQPQVSLPSGGSIVIDPTEALVAIDVNSGSTSKGKNFDESIFQANMEAASEFARQLRLRDLGGLVVVDFIDMRNKKHINAVEKQVKIAMKRDKAKVDFTRISKFGLMQISRQKLGSPIEAGAYRVCQHCKGRGIVRAVETLALFYLRRIQTGASRKPVVKIECHFPLDVASYLLNNKRQEITEMENNNEVEIMIVVESRFKPAENEIVFHRAEKEKEV; from the coding sequence ATGACAGTTAAAAATGATGGAAGTGAGGCGCAGTCTAAGAAAAGTGAAGGAAATGAGGCAAAATCTAAGCTGAAGATTAAGGCGAGCACCGGTGCATGGTGGAAGAGTAAGGTGGAAACAGAGGCAAAGGCCCCTGTTGCTGCCAAAAAGGTGAGCAGTCAGGTTAAGACTCCTTCTCCTGAGGCTGTTCAACCCACTAAACCTGCCAAACCCGCTCAAGCCGCTAAGCCTGTTAAGGCCGCTAAGCCTGCTAAGGCCGCTGAAGCCGCTCAAACCGCTAAACCCGCTAAACCCGCTAAGCCTGCTAAGGCCGCTGAAACGGCTAAGCCTGCTAAGGCCGCTAAGCCTGCTAAGGTCGCTGAATCTGCTAAGCCTGCTAAGCCCGCTAAGCCCGCTAAGCCTGCTAAGTCCGCTGGGGCTACTAAGGTCGCTGAACCCGCCAAGCCCGCTAAGACCACCAAGCCTGCGAAGGCTGTTGAGGTTGCTGAAAAGGTGGTAGGTGGCGCAGTGGAGCAAAAAGCACCTGTAGCAAAGGAATCTGCACCTAAGCCTCCGGCAAGAAAGAAGAGAGCAACTCGTCCTGCCAGGCCGGTCGCCAAGGCCAGCTCGGAAGAGGCTAAGGTTGCTTCGGAGCCAGCAAAAAAGGCTGTAGAAGCCAAAAGTGGCGAGAAGCCTGTACAAGATGTCGAGAAAGCCCCTGTAAGTTCAGCTGAAAGCCCTGCCCCTGAGAGCGAAGTAGCCCCTAAGAAAAGACCTGCCCGTCGTCGTTCCCGTTCCAATAAAAAAACAAGCGCCAGACCGGAAACTGATTCCGTGGCAGAGAAAGCGCCGATGGATCCAGCCCCAGTGTCTGAAAAAGCTGTGGCGGCTGAAGCGAGCAGTGGTGAGGAGAAGGATGAAAAGGCGAGCAAAGGCCCTAATCGTAGGCGCTCACGCCGTCCAAGGAAGAGACGTCCCGCAACAGATGAGCAAGAGGCTGTGGCTAAGGACGCCCCCGTGGCAACTGCTGAGGTGGCTGCTCAGGTAGCTCCTCAGGTAGCGCCTCAGGTAGCAGACGATGATTTTGGCTCTGGTTCTCGCAAGGCAAAACGGGATGATGATATAGTTTTTACCGGTCTCGAAAAGTCTAAAAATGTCCGTCTTCTTATCAATGCAGAGGAACCGGAGGAGTGTCGTCTGGCCCTGTTGGAGGATGGTCGTCTTGAGTCTATTCATGTCTCAACGGTTACCCGGGCTCAAACCAAAAACAATATCTATAAGGCTAAGGTCGTTGCCGTTGAAGCTAACCTGCAGGCAGCCTTTGTTGATTATGGTACGGTAAAAAATGGTTTTCTCCCCTTTAGCGAGATTCATCCTGAATATTATAGGGCTGATTTGAGTGAGAGTGCGCGCAAGAATGTTGAAGAGCGTCGTTGGAGACGTCTGAAGATCGAAGACGTGATGGCACGCGGTCAGGAACTGCTGGTGCAGGTAGTTAAGGAGGAGGTGGGTAAGAAGGGTGCCAATATGACCACCTATCTCTCGCTACCAGGTAGATGTGTTGTTTTAATGCCTGGCTCTGATTCTGCTGGTATTTCCCGCAAGATAGTGGGTGAAGAGCGTCGCTCCCAGCTACGTGACACCATGCGCTCTTTGGGCATTCCGGAAGGTACAGGTTGGATTGTTCGAACGGCAAGTGTTGATATTAATGAAGAGGCCCTAGCCCGTGATGTAACCTACCTGCTTAAATTATGGGAAGATGTTCGGGAGAAGGGGCAGGAAATTAAAGATGTTGGTTTGATCTATGAGGATCATCGAAGTGTTATGCGTTTTCTGCGCGAGCACTATGATCCCTCTATTCAGGAGATCCTGGTGGATGCCCCGCTTGCCCTTGAGCAGGTGAATGAGTTTGTCAGCATGCTCCCTGCCAATCAGCAAAATGTGAAGGTGCGTCTCCATAAGGGTAGTCGCCCTATTTTTAACCAGTTCAGCGTTGAAGATCAGATAGAGTCTATCTATCAACCTCAGGTGAGTCTTCCTTCGGGCGGTTCCATTGTTATCGATCCCACCGAGGCCTTGGTGGCAATTGATGTGAACTCCGGCTCTACCTCAAAGGGTAAGAACTTTGACGAGTCTATTTTTCAGGCCAACATGGAGGCCGCGTCCGAGTTTGCCCGTCAGCTGCGACTGCGTGATCTTGGTGGACTTGTTGTTGTCGATTTTATTGATATGCGCAATAAGAAGCATATCAATGCTGTGGAAAAACAGGTGAAGATTGCCATGAAGCGGGATAAGGCCAAGGTGGACTTTACCAGAATCTCTAAGTTCGGTTTGATGCAGATATCTCGGCAAAAGCTTGGCTCACCCATTGAGGCAGGTGCCTATCGTGTCTGTCAGCACTGTAAGGGACGTGGAATAGTTCGAGCCGTTGAAACCCTTGCCCTCTTTTATCTGCGCCGCATTCAAACGGGTGCCAGCCGTAAACCCGTGGTTAAAATCGAATGTCATTTTCCTTTGGATGTGGCCTCTTATCTGCTGAACAATAAGCGCCAGGAGATTACTGAGATGGAAAATAATAATGAGGTTGAGATTATGATCGTCGTTGAGTCTCGTTTTAAGCCTGCGGAGAACGAGATAGTCTTCCATCGGGCAGAAAAAGAGAAAGAAGTGTAA
- a CDS encoding DUF1232 domain-containing protein: MVRLLAVFFQVWRRSPSILMRLFKRGTPWRARLLILAALLYLFIPYDFIPEWLVGIGLVDDLFIVTGLLALAESIAGGEQ, from the coding sequence ATGGTGAGGCTCCTGGCGGTTTTTTTTCAGGTATGGCGCAGATCCCCCTCCATCCTGATGCGGCTCTTTAAGCGCGGTACGCCGTGGAGGGCTCGTCTGCTTATCCTTGCAGCTCTTCTCTATCTGTTTATTCCCTATGATTTTATTCCCGAGTGGCTGGTTGGTATAGGCCTCGTGGACGATTTGTTTATTGTTACCGGTCTTCTTGCCCTTGCAGAGAGCATTGCTGGTGGTGAACAGTAG
- the lptD gene encoding LPS-assembly protein LptD, with protein sequence MTIPLPQPLTLRRSLATIFLSVLLSSGQAMASDSVSTKDWDITADKIIQYDDQETLVATGHVVLVPKEKEETAQKIQGDWLAYDLNAEKLKLRGNIKINGAENGVDSSAAINDIIISQQAGGKNSHYLPLTTLGAWSIASKKGTLVPAKVIRASKEATEAPKARPTTKPAPGNMISTEEWNITADKLTRFQNPSSIVATGNVVLKKRELIPPAPTASPGQATSPWHDLLQEPNQAPKKTTVAQSNSTAPPQYRTTTTIHTDWLAYDVERGMIKAKGNVLIESDKGILTAAKGEIKLEDETGTFHDASLRQEDMLYLEGKKIARTGYDTYRIEDGWVITCKLEEGETPPWAIVSSETDIKQDGYAVLKHARFHVKGVPVFYLPYMIIPINQTRKTGFLYPEMSASSNSGFGLNLPFFWAISDSTDASLYPQYYARRGFMPGTEFRYATSADKKGTFNATYLHDKLESSETKYTYQNSDRYWIRAKSDHTFGDGWLARLDLDIVSDKDYLQEFDSGIDGYDQNNVRYLDNFGRGFANDTEMLRNNTFKVMKGWNNMFLEMEVLGVNDVRTDADGKRIKTDNPFWKLPSITYSGAIPLGETALTFDWDSGYVNYWREDGYGGHRFDLHPKISTNLPLSEYLESRAELGLRDTYYMVENYGDPVGADEWTKGTTPNRLLYDFEVEVATTVERDFYSSGTEDSGFTHQIRPYVRYNFVPEEDQENLPFFDSTDRIDQQNGVTYGFDTYLNQFGSTKKEYAHLEVKQTYYLDDVIQYDDNGKLDLVTDDLSEIEAKLKWYPWRNTYLSYKTEYDVYGEGFVSHTLTTSYKTDRGDSVALQYSKRDEDDIDEINGYFKLYLADNWFTQIDIEHSIFDNETQVADFSLTYTQPCWSVTMGYESTPEDEKLLLVFTLANIGLPISAGAGIR encoded by the coding sequence GTGACAATCCCTTTGCCACAGCCTCTCACATTACGCCGTTCTCTTGCCACTATATTTCTCTCAGTACTCCTTTCCTCCGGACAGGCGATGGCGAGTGACTCTGTCTCCACCAAAGATTGGGATATAACTGCAGACAAAATCATCCAATACGATGACCAAGAGACTCTCGTGGCAACAGGCCATGTCGTACTTGTCCCCAAGGAGAAAGAGGAGACAGCACAAAAAATCCAGGGAGATTGGCTCGCCTACGACCTCAATGCAGAGAAGCTTAAATTACGAGGTAATATAAAAATCAATGGTGCTGAAAACGGGGTAGACTCCTCAGCCGCTATCAATGATATTATTATCAGCCAACAGGCTGGCGGGAAAAACAGCCACTATCTTCCCCTCACCACGCTTGGCGCATGGTCAATCGCCAGCAAGAAGGGCACGCTGGTGCCAGCAAAAGTCATTCGGGCAAGCAAAGAGGCAACAGAGGCTCCCAAGGCCCGGCCTACGACAAAGCCAGCTCCGGGAAATATGATTTCGACAGAAGAGTGGAACATCACAGCAGACAAGCTCACCCGCTTTCAAAATCCCAGTAGCATCGTCGCCACGGGAAATGTAGTCCTCAAAAAAAGAGAACTCATCCCACCGGCACCGACAGCCTCCCCTGGCCAAGCTACCTCCCCCTGGCATGACCTTCTCCAAGAACCAAACCAGGCCCCCAAAAAAACAACGGTGGCCCAGAGTAACAGCACTGCCCCTCCGCAATACAGGACCACCACCACCATCCACACAGATTGGCTTGCCTATGATGTTGAACGTGGGATGATAAAGGCCAAGGGTAACGTCCTGATAGAAAGCGACAAGGGCATCCTCACTGCCGCCAAAGGCGAAATTAAGCTTGAAGACGAAACAGGTACCTTTCACGATGCAAGCCTGCGTCAAGAAGACATGCTCTATCTAGAGGGCAAAAAAATCGCCAGAACAGGATATGACACCTATAGGATAGAGGATGGTTGGGTTATCACCTGTAAACTGGAGGAGGGTGAAACACCACCCTGGGCCATTGTCAGCAGTGAAACTGATATCAAACAAGATGGCTATGCCGTTCTTAAACACGCACGTTTTCACGTCAAGGGCGTCCCTGTCTTCTATCTGCCCTATATGATTATTCCCATCAACCAAACCAGAAAAACAGGATTTCTCTATCCTGAGATGAGCGCCTCCAGCAACAGTGGCTTTGGCCTCAATCTCCCCTTCTTCTGGGCTATTTCAGATTCCACCGATGCAAGCCTTTACCCACAGTACTATGCCAGACGTGGATTTATGCCGGGAACTGAATTTCGCTATGCAACCAGCGCTGACAAGAAGGGCACGTTCAATGCCACCTATCTTCACGACAAGCTTGAGTCCTCTGAGACAAAGTACACCTACCAGAACAGTGATCGATACTGGATACGTGCTAAGTCAGATCATACCTTTGGTGATGGCTGGCTGGCCCGTCTTGACCTCGATATCGTCTCGGATAAGGATTACCTGCAAGAATTTGATTCAGGAATAGATGGCTATGACCAAAACAATGTACGTTATCTGGATAATTTTGGCCGAGGCTTTGCAAACGATACAGAAATGCTTCGCAATAACACCTTCAAGGTAATGAAGGGCTGGAACAATATGTTCCTTGAGATGGAGGTCTTGGGGGTCAACGATGTCCGCACAGATGCCGACGGCAAGAGAATAAAAACCGACAATCCCTTCTGGAAACTCCCCAGCATCACCTATTCAGGAGCCATTCCTCTAGGCGAAACAGCACTAACCTTCGACTGGGACAGTGGCTATGTTAATTACTGGCGAGAGGATGGCTATGGCGGCCATCGTTTTGATCTCCACCCCAAAATTTCCACCAACCTTCCCCTCAGTGAGTACCTTGAATCACGGGCAGAACTTGGCCTGCGCGACACCTACTATATGGTGGAGAATTATGGCGACCCGGTTGGCGCAGATGAGTGGACAAAAGGCACCACCCCCAACAGACTCCTCTATGATTTTGAGGTAGAAGTAGCCACCACCGTTGAAAGAGATTTCTACAGCAGCGGGACAGAGGATTCTGGATTCACTCACCAGATCCGCCCCTACGTTCGCTACAACTTTGTTCCCGAAGAGGATCAGGAGAATCTACCCTTTTTCGACAGCACAGATCGAATAGATCAACAAAATGGCGTCACCTACGGTTTTGACACCTACCTCAACCAGTTCGGCAGCACCAAGAAAGAGTATGCCCATCTTGAGGTAAAGCAGACCTACTACCTCGACGACGTCATCCAATACGACGACAATGGCAAACTCGATCTTGTCACCGACGATCTCTCGGAAATAGAGGCTAAACTCAAATGGTATCCATGGAGAAACACCTATCTCAGCTATAAGACAGAGTACGATGTGTATGGCGAGGGTTTCGTTAGTCACACCCTAACGACCTCGTACAAGACTGACCGTGGTGACTCAGTAGCCCTTCAGTACAGCAAAAGAGACGAGGACGATATCGACGAGATCAATGGCTACTTCAAATTATATCTTGCCGACAACTGGTTTACCCAAATTGATATAGAACACTCTATCTTTGACAATGAGACTCAGGTCGCAGACTTCAGCCTCACCTACACCCAACCATGCTGGTCGGTAACCATGGGCTACGAGAGCACCCCTGAAGATGAAAAGCTACTCCTGGTCTTTACCCTGGCCAATATCGGTCTGCCAATAAGCGCAGGTGCGGGAATTCGTTAA
- a CDS encoding shikimate dehydrogenase, with translation MIVGATAVYGIIGNPVSHSMSPLMHNAAFESLGIDAVYVPFRVEDVESAVQGLRGLNICGVSVTIPHKEAVIPLLDEVDPVAGKIGAVNTIVSSMRDGRPFLKGFNTDWIGANRALQAVVSLKGKQVLLLGAGGSARAIGFGLLEAGAEVILCSRTPSRGRQLADEFGCLWLSLEDIGSVRADIVVNATSVGMAPQEDVSLMTVEQLSGVEAVMDIVYSPHRTRLLANADKAGCAIVSGLEMLLYQGVQQFELWQGREAPLAVMRHTLYRLLGYDAVLKEKEI, from the coding sequence ATGATAGTTGGTGCAACAGCAGTTTATGGAATTATAGGCAATCCAGTGAGCCACTCCATGAGTCCCCTTATGCATAATGCAGCCTTTGAGTCCCTTGGCATAGATGCTGTTTATGTGCCCTTTCGGGTGGAGGATGTGGAGAGTGCTGTCCAGGGATTGCGTGGTTTAAATATATGCGGGGTAAGTGTTACCATCCCTCATAAAGAGGCTGTTATCCCTCTTTTGGATGAGGTTGACCCCGTTGCCGGCAAGATAGGGGCGGTTAATACCATTGTTTCATCTATGCGGGATGGCAGACCCTTTCTCAAGGGCTTTAATACCGATTGGATTGGGGCCAACAGGGCCCTGCAGGCCGTGGTTTCTCTTAAGGGCAAGCAGGTCTTGCTTTTGGGGGCAGGCGGATCTGCCCGTGCCATTGGCTTTGGCCTGTTGGAGGCTGGGGCGGAGGTGATTCTCTGTAGCAGAACTCCATCCCGTGGCCGCCAGCTGGCAGATGAGTTTGGTTGTCTTTGGCTGAGTCTTGAGGATATTGGCAGCGTCCGGGCAGATATTGTGGTCAACGCTACCTCGGTGGGCATGGCACCACAAGAGGATGTCAGCCTGATGACGGTGGAGCAGTTGAGCGGGGTTGAGGCAGTTATGGATATTGTCTATTCACCCCATAGAACAAGGTTGCTAGCGAATGCAGATAAGGCGGGATGTGCAATAGTTTCAGGTCTTGAAATGTTGCTCTATCAAGGTGTCCAACAATTTGAGCTGTGGCAGGGCCGGGAAGCACCTCTTGCGGTGATGCGGCATACCCTGTATCGATTGTTGGGCTACGATGCTGTATTAAAGGAAAAAGAGATATGA
- a CDS encoding dihydroorotate dehydrogenase electron transfer subunit, with protein MAQNQENAIITSVEQLSAENFRMGFHAPKIAAVAHPGQFVMVRRMGSTDPLLRRPFCIHQVDDDGGLQLYFKVVGRGTKLLSQLTLGEELSILGPLGKGFALVNNRPACLVGGGLGIAPLLFLTRKLAEGADDPSQIRVILGGRSRAEVEPLVADFEQYGVQVFSTTDDGSFVRKGFVTEVLQEQALVADCQVYTCGPEAMMARVFEHCQEKGLACQVSVEKEMACGIGACLGCCKTKADGTYTHVCINGPVYNAEELQWKK; from the coding sequence ATGGCACAAAACCAAGAGAACGCAATTATTACCTCTGTGGAACAGCTTTCTGCTGAAAATTTCCGCATGGGTTTTCATGCACCGAAAATAGCCGCTGTGGCCCATCCAGGCCAGTTTGTCATGGTGCGGCGCATGGGCAGTACTGATCCTCTCCTTCGTCGACCATTCTGTATACATCAGGTGGATGATGATGGTGGATTACAGCTCTACTTTAAGGTGGTCGGTCGTGGCACCAAACTCTTATCTCAGTTAACGCTTGGAGAGGAGCTCTCTATCCTTGGCCCCCTGGGAAAGGGTTTTGCTCTGGTCAATAATCGCCCGGCATGTCTTGTCGGTGGTGGGCTAGGTATTGCCCCGCTTCTCTTTTTGACCCGTAAGTTGGCCGAAGGAGCAGATGATCCGTCGCAGATAAGGGTGATCCTTGGTGGCCGCTCAAGGGCTGAGGTTGAACCGCTAGTGGCAGATTTCGAGCAGTATGGTGTGCAGGTTTTCTCTACCACCGACGATGGCAGTTTTGTCAGGAAGGGTTTTGTTACAGAGGTACTTCAGGAACAGGCGCTTGTCGCTGATTGTCAGGTTTATACCTGCGGCCCTGAGGCTATGATGGCCCGTGTCTTTGAGCACTGCCAAGAGAAGGGGCTTGCCTGTCAGGTCTCCGTTGAAAAGGAGATGGCCTGTGGCATAGGGGCCTGTCTGGGCTGTTGTAAGACTAAGGCCGATGGCACATATACCCATGTCTGTATTAATGGCCCTGTTTATAATGCGGAGGAGCTACAATGGAAAAAATAA
- the aroD gene encoding type I 3-dehydroquinate dehydratase, giving the protein MHSRKICVSLGQPTMPQALEASLRIFGADVIEVRLDYIDVPEIDPFVESLATDLLFTCRPTWEGGLFAGTEEDRLALLAEAVRAGAAYIDLELRSAEESHQYLRTYLAERETELILSYHDFESTATLAKLTGIIDQMQDAGADIGKLITTANSAADVVRVFQVLEYAAKKGLPLIAFCMGEAGAVSRVASCDLGGYMTYCCADGAEVTAAGQITISEMRGIFARYP; this is encoded by the coding sequence ATGCATTCAAGAAAAATTTGTGTTTCACTGGGACAACCAACTATGCCTCAGGCGCTTGAGGCGAGCCTGCGTATTTTTGGAGCAGATGTTATTGAGGTGCGTCTTGACTATATAGATGTCCCGGAGATAGATCCCTTTGTTGAAAGTCTGGCGACGGATCTGCTCTTTACCTGTCGTCCTACCTGGGAGGGAGGTCTCTTTGCCGGGACTGAAGAGGATCGTCTGGCCTTGCTTGCCGAGGCGGTGAGAGCCGGCGCTGCCTATATTGATCTGGAGCTTCGGTCAGCAGAGGAGTCTCATCAGTATCTGCGTACTTATCTCGCCGAGAGGGAGACAGAGCTTATTCTCTCGTATCACGATTTTGAAAGTACGGCAACTCTGGCAAAACTCACCGGTATTATTGACCAGATGCAGGACGCCGGTGCTGATATAGGCAAGCTTATTACCACAGCCAACAGCGCGGCCGATGTTGTCCGTGTTTTTCAGGTTCTGGAGTATGCAGCCAAGAAGGGCTTACCTCTTATTGCCTTTTGCATGGGCGAGGCGGGAGCCGTTAGTCGTGTTGCCAGTTGCGACCTTGGCGGCTATATGACCTACTGCTGTGCCGATGGGGCAGAGGTCACAGCCGCAGGGCAGATAACTATCTCTGAGATGAGAGGGATCTTTGCCCGTTATCCGTAA
- a CDS encoding dihydroorotate dehydrogenase, translating into MEKISEGADLRVDIGSLELQNPIMTASGTFGYAREFSQLVKLQKLGAVVVKGISLRPRPGNPPPRIVETSSGMLNAIGLQNVGVDRFISEKMPYLQEQGLPAVVNILGDSLEEYRDIAQKLRGVKGIAAIEVNISCPNVKKGGVAFGTNPEMAARVTRTVKDAADVPVMVKLSPNVTDITEIARAVEAGGADSLSMINTLIGMGIDIKTRRPSLANIIGGLSGPAIKPVALRMVYQVAKVVSVPIIGIGGISSLEDVIEFLLAGASAVQIGTANFVDPAISSDLVEQLADYVQAEGLSSVRELIGALEA; encoded by the coding sequence ATGGAAAAAATAAGTGAAGGTGCAGATCTTCGAGTTGACATTGGCTCCTTAGAGCTGCAAAATCCCATTATGACTGCTTCGGGTACCTTCGGCTATGCTCGGGAGTTCAGCCAGCTGGTTAAGCTGCAAAAGTTGGGTGCCGTGGTGGTCAAGGGGATCTCTCTTCGGCCCCGTCCCGGTAACCCTCCGCCTCGTATTGTCGAAACGTCCAGTGGCATGCTCAATGCCATTGGTCTGCAGAATGTTGGGGTGGATAGGTTTATCAGCGAAAAGATGCCCTACCTTCAGGAGCAGGGGCTACCGGCAGTGGTCAATATCCTCGGGGATTCTCTGGAGGAGTATCGCGATATCGCCCAGAAGTTGCGTGGGGTTAAGGGTATTGCCGCTATCGAGGTGAATATTTCCTGCCCCAATGTGAAAAAGGGCGGGGTGGCCTTTGGCACCAATCCGGAGATGGCCGCTCGGGTAACAAGGACGGTCAAGGATGCAGCCGATGTGCCGGTGATGGTCAAGCTCTCTCCTAATGTGACGGATATTACTGAAATCGCCCGGGCCGTAGAGGCGGGTGGTGCCGATAGTCTCTCTATGATTAATACCCTTATCGGTATGGGGATAGACATAAAGACACGGAGACCATCGCTTGCCAATATCATCGGCGGACTTTCGGGCCCTGCCATAAAACCGGTGGCCCTGCGTATGGTATATCAGGTAGCCAAGGTTGTCTCCGTGCCCATAATAGGCATTGGCGGTATCTCTTCTCTTGAGGATGTTATTGAATTCCTCCTGGCAGGAGCATCTGCGGTGCAGATTGGAACGGCTAATTTTGTTGATCCTGCCATAAGCAGTGATCTTGTTGAGCAGCTGGCCGACTATGTGCAGGCAGAGGGATTGAGCTCTGTCCGTGAATTGATTGGTGCCCTTGAGGCCTAG